Proteins co-encoded in one Methyloterricola oryzae genomic window:
- the gmk gene encoding guanylate kinase: protein MNEGTLFVLSAPSGAGKTSLVRELRSRTKGFSVSVSHTTRAQRPGEQHGVDYFFVSRETFEAMVGRQEFLEHARVFDNCYGTARATVDAQLASGSDVLLEIDWQGARQVKQLIPRCQSIFVLPPSREALQQRLQGRGQDDAATIARRMREAVAEMSHYAEYDYLVVNDDFETALQEILSIVVSTRLQTQRQASRNRALLRSLLVD, encoded by the coding sequence ATGAATGAAGGAACGCTCTTTGTGCTGTCCGCCCCCTCCGGCGCAGGCAAGACCAGTTTGGTGAGAGAACTCAGAAGCCGCACCAAGGGCTTCAGCGTTTCGGTATCCCACACCACCCGCGCACAGCGGCCGGGCGAGCAGCACGGGGTCGATTACTTCTTCGTCTCCCGCGAGACCTTCGAAGCCATGGTTGGACGCCAGGAGTTCCTCGAACATGCCCGCGTGTTCGACAACTGTTATGGGACGGCGCGAGCCACGGTGGATGCCCAACTGGCGTCAGGATCCGACGTCCTGCTGGAAATCGATTGGCAGGGCGCGCGCCAGGTCAAGCAACTGATCCCTCGGTGCCAGTCCATCTTTGTATTGCCGCCATCCAGAGAGGCCTTGCAGCAGCGACTGCAGGGGCGGGGGCAGGATGACGCCGCAACCATCGCCAGGCGCATGCGCGAAGCCGTGGCGGAAATGTCCCACTACGCTGAATACGACTATCTGGTTGTGAACGATGACTTCGAAACGGCGCTGCAAGAAATACTCAGCATCGTTGTCTCCACACGCCTTCAGACCCAGCGCCAGGCGAGCCGAAATCGAGCGCTTCTAAGGAGCCTACTGGTTGACTGA
- the hxlB gene encoding 6-phospho-3-hexuloisomerase: SGLISRFFAMRLMHGGYETFVVGEIVTPSIREGDLFIVISGSGETETMLAFTKKAKQQGAKIAVISTKKSSTMADMADEVFQIGTPELYGKVVGMPMGTTFELSTLFFLEATISHIIHEKGIPEEEMRTRHANLE; this comes from the coding sequence TCGGGTCTGATCTCGCGGTTCTTCGCGATGCGTCTGATGCACGGTGGCTACGAGACGTTCGTGGTGGGCGAGATCGTGACGCCGAGCATCCGCGAGGGTGATCTGTTCATCGTGATTTCGGGCTCTGGGGAGACGGAGACGATGCTGGCCTTCACCAAGAAGGCGAAGCAGCAGGGCGCGAAGATTGCGGTGATCTCGACCAAGAAGAGTTCGACCATGGCGGACATGGCGGACGAGGTGTTCCAGATCGGGACGCCGGAGTTGTACGGCAAGGTGGTCGGCATGCCCATGGGCACGACCTTCGAGCTGTCGACGCTGTTCTTCCTGGAGGCGACCATTTCGCACATCATCCACGAGAAGGGAATTCCCGAGGAAGAGATGCGGACCCGCCACGCCAACCTCGAGTAA